Genomic window (Armatimonadota bacterium):
CCCGGTCTGCAACGGGTCGGTCGCAATCGAAATTTCCGCCATGCCGCGTTGCCAGACCGGGCCACCCGTCCTCTCGAACGTCGCCCCCGGCACAATGGTGCGCGTGTTCAACTTCACGGGCAACACGGCGAGCTGGACTGTAGGCGTCAACATACTGGCGATCGCAAACAACAAAATGGCGGAATTCGTGTTCTACGACGATGGCGGCACTGGCCGTTGGTTGATCACTCAGAGCAACGTTGACGCGAAAAGGTGGCCGTAACGGCTTTCCATTTGTCATCGAGCCGGGGGAACTGCCCTCGGCTCGATATTAACGTAAAACCGGGTGACGCAATAGGTCGTTGGGTTCGGAAAAGCGTCGAAGTCCTGCCTGAACGTGATTGCGGTGACTCGCGTCCAATCGACGACGCCCTGAAAGTCAGAACGCTTAAAGAGGATACCCCGAGGCTGACCTTGCCAATACGCGTTGCCCGCACTCTGGCCGAACTTGTCCCGAACCGTAATTGCAAACACGTCCGCGGTTCGCCCAGCGGAAACAGTAAAGTAGTCGACCCAGAAGCAGGCCACGTTCGACAAGTTGACGGGAGGAGAAACAAGACTGCAGTTCACTTGCAGATAGTAAGTCCAAGTCATCTCGGCCGTTGTAGTGACCATTTGTTTGCGATTGCCGATTGAGAGCGTCAACGTACCGCCGTTCGTGAAACTCCCGACTTGCACCTGGGCTGCGCGTCGGGGGAAGAGGCATTGGGACCTTGGAAGATCGAACCACTCGTTGCCCCCAGACTGGTTTTTCGTAAACGACTCTTGGTAGAGCGGCGTGTCGAAGCGGTCAATGTCGACGAACTTATAGTGCTGATCCTGACCGAGGCAGAGGGCGGCCGTGAGGGCAACGGTCATAGTGTCTTCATTCTATCGCAGCTTTTCCAGAATCGCGGATGCTAGCGTCCGTCGGAGGGTTTCCTGGCCATGGCATAAAGTGCGAGTGGCCGGGGTGATGTCGCGTGCCCTCCGGACGGGCGGCCCGGTCTGGCAACGGCGTCCACGCTTCATTTGGCTGCCTCCAGACTCCGAAAGCCTCTTGCTCCCGACAACGGACGGACTTAGTCTGGAGGCTTGACGGACGACGGGTGGCAGGGGTGAAACGGGATGTCCGTGCCCGTTTGCACCCCTGTCTGAAGGACCACGGCCCGCAAGGTAACGTCCCCCCGGTGCGCAGGCGGACGTTCAACGATCCCGGACACGCCCACGAGCTCACGTTCTCGACCTACAGGAGGGCCAGGCTCTTTTGGATGCCTCCAGACTTCGAAGGCCTCCCGCTCCCGACAACGGACCCACTTAGTCTGGAGGCTTGACGGACCGATCATGACGGTAACCTCCGCCCTTCTTGGCCAGGTATCGGCACTATCAGAACCGGGGTGGCCCGGGCGACGACGTTTTCGTCACGACGACGTGCCTGGACTTCGCGCTGCTGTTCGCCCGGCCGGAGATGCGCTCTGCGGTCGGGGCTTCGCTGCTCGGCGACCTCGACCACTATGGTGCGGTCCTGCACGCCTACGTCGTCATGCCGCACCACGTCCATCTTGTCGTGCGGGCGCCTTCCGATATGGGGCCACCCGCCCTGATGCAGCGGCTCAAGAAGAACGCCGCCGACCGGCTGCTCCCCTTGCTAGAGCCCGATGAAGCCGCCCAACTGTCGCAGCAGGAAGGTCTGGACGGACGTCGGTTCTGGAAGCGGTCGTTCCGTTCGCTGGTGCTCGAGAGAGACCGCACCTTCTGGCAGAAAGTGGGCTACGTCCACCAGAACCCGGTCCGTGCCGGCCTGGCCGTACGGGCCGAGGACTACCCATGGTCGAGCGCCCGAGCGATGAAGTCCGGAAGGTGGTCGTGGGAGGAAGGCTGCCTGCAGGCGTGCTTGGAGTCGGTGCGGACGAAGCCTCCAGACTAGTTTCGGCGGCGCGCGGTGTGAGGTGGTGTCCGGAGTCTGGAGGCAGCAACGTCAGACCGGCCCTTGAAGCCGCGTGTTGTGAGCCGGTGCGGACGAAGCCTCCAGACTAGGCCCGGCGGCGTGCGGTCTGAGGTGGTGTCCGGAGTCTGGAGGCAGCAACCTCGCCAGAAGACGTTCCTTCGGGACCGGGGTGCAACGGGCACGGATTATCCCGTTCACCACGGCCACCCGTTGGTCGCGCCCACAAGCGTGCCACCCATCGGGAGGCTCACCCTAGGGTGGGGCCACCCCCCGCCGCAAGAGAGAAGCCGGGAGCCAGAGGTGCCGGGCGGTTTCGTGCTCAATACCCGCCGGCCTCAAAAGATTTTGCTAAAAAGTGTGGGGGTCGGACGAAGAGATGTGGAACAGGGTTCCTAAGGCTCGGCGCAGGCAAGGTCGTCTCACGATCGTTGGCCGGCGAGGGGCTGGAGGAAACGAACCATGGCAAACATCGCCTATTCCGCACTCGTCAACGCCGTCCGCGGCAAGATCGGCACCGTCGTGTTCATGAACGCGAAAAGCGGCCCGACCGCCCGTGTCAAGGCCGGGGTCCGCAACCCCAAATCCTTGGCGCAGAGGGCGGTCCGAGGCTACTTGAGCAAGGCCGCCAAAACGTTCGAAGGCCTGACGTCTGCCCAGGCCGACGCCTGGAACGCCTACGGTGCCGGCCAAGTCCGCCACAACCCTGTGACAGGCGAAACCTATCCGCTCAGTGGCATCAGCGCCTACGTCGAGCTGGCGGTCAAGTTCCTGCAGCTCACTCCGACG
Coding sequences:
- a CDS encoding transposase, which gives rise to MARYRHYQNRGGPGDDVFVTTTCLDFALLFARPEMRSAVGASLLGDLDHYGAVLHAYVVMPHHVHLVVRAPSDMGPPALMQRLKKNAADRLLPLLEPDEAAQLSQQEGLDGRRFWKRSFRSLVLERDRTFWQKVGYVHQNPVRAGLAVRAEDYPWSSARAMKSGRWSWEEGCLQACLESVRTKPPD